The following coding sequences lie in one Panicum virgatum strain AP13 chromosome 6N, P.virgatum_v5, whole genome shotgun sequence genomic window:
- the LOC120678463 gene encoding UDP-glucose 6-dehydrogenase 4: MVKICCIGAGYVGGPTMAVIALKCPAIEVVVVDISKPRIEAWNSDQLPIYEPGLDDVVKQCRGRNLFFSTDVEKHVAEADIIFVSVNTPTKTRGLGAGKAADLTYWESAARMIADVSKSDKIVVEKSTVPVKTAEAIEKILTHNSKGINYQILSNPEFLAEGTAIEDLFKPDRVLIGGRETPEGRKAVQALKDVYAHWVPEDRILTTNLWSAELSKLAANAFLAQRISSVNAISALCEATGANVSEVAYAVGKDSRIGPKFLNASVGFGGSCFQKDILNLVYICECNGLPEVSNYWKQVIKINDYQKSRFVNRVVSSMFNTVAGKKIAVLGFAFKKDTGDTRETPAIDVCKGLLGDKAQISIYDPQVTEDQIQRDLAMNKFDWDHPMHLQPTSPSAVKQVSVVWDAYEATKGAHGLCILTEWDEFKTLDYQKIFDNMQKPAFVFDGRNIVDGEKLREIGFIVYSIGKPLDAWLKDMPAVA, translated from the coding sequence ATGGTGAAGATCTGCTGCATTGGAGCTGGCTATGTTGGTGGCCCTACAATGGCTGTCATTGCCCTCAAGTGCCCAGCAATTGAAGTTGTTGTTGTTGACATATCCAAGCCTCGCATTGAAGCTTGGAACAGCGACCAGCTCCCAATCTATGAGCCTGGTCTTGATGATGTCGTGAAGCAGTGCAGGGGCAGGAACCTCTTCTTCAGCACTGATGTTGAGAAGCATGTTGCTGAGGCAGACATCATTTTTGTCTCGGTTAACACTCCCACCAAGACCCGTGGGCTTGGAGCAGGCAAGGCTGCCGATCTCACCTACTGGGAGAGTGCTGCCCGTATGATTGCTGATGTCTCCAAGTCAGACAAGATCGTTGTTGAGAAGTCCACTGTCCCAGTAAAGACAGCAGAGGCTATTGAAAAGATTTTGACTCACAATAGCAAGGGCATCAACTACCAGATTCTCTCAAACCCAGAGTTCCTTGCGGAGGGCACAGCGATTGAGGACCTCTTCAAGCCTGACAGAGTTCTCATCGGTGGCCGGGAGACTCCTGAGGGCAGGAAGGCCGTTCAGGCTCTTAAGGATGTGTATGCCCACTGGGTTCCTGAGGACAGGATCCTCACCACCAACCTGTGGTCTGCCGAGCTCTCCAAGCTTGCTGCGAATGCATTCTTGGCCCAGAGGATCTCCTCTGTGAATGCCATCTCGGCACTCTGTGAGGCCACTGGTGCCAATGTATCTGAGGTGGCTTACGCCGTTGGGAAGGACTCAAGGATTGGCCCCAAGTTCTTGAACGCCAGTGTTGGCTTTGGTGGGTCCTGCTTCCAGAAGGACATCCTGAACTTGGTCTACATCTGTGAGTGCAATGGCCTTCCCGAGGTGTCCAACTACTGGAAACAGGTCATCAAGATCAATGACTACCAGAAGAGCCGGTTTGTGAACCGTGTTGTTTCCTCCATGTTCAACACTGTTGCTGGCAAGAAGATCGCCGTTCTTGGTTTTGCCTTCAAGAAGGATACCGGTGACACGAGGGAGACCCCAGCCATTGATGTGTGCAAGGGCTTGCTGGGTGACAAGGCTCAGATCAGCATCTATGACCCCCAAGTCACTGAGGATCAGATCCAGCGGGACCTCGCCATGAACAAGTTCGATTGGGACCATCCGATGCACCTGCAGCCTACAAGCCCCAGTGCTGTGAAGCAGGTGAGCGTGGTCTGGGATGCATACGAGGCCACCAAGGGCGCCCATGGCCTCTGCATCCTCACCGAGTGGGACGAGTTCAAGACCTTGGACTACCAGAAGATCTTTGACAACATGCAGAAGCCAGCTTTTGTCTTTGATGGGCGCAACATTGTTGACGGTGAGAAGCTCAGGGAGATTGGCTTCATCGTCTACTCAATTGGCAAGCCACTTGATGCTTGGCTGAAGGATATGCCTGCTGTTGCTTAA